In Eucalyptus grandis isolate ANBG69807.140 chromosome 4, ASM1654582v1, whole genome shotgun sequence, the following proteins share a genomic window:
- the LOC104442017 gene encoding transcription factor MYC2-like translates to MDLPGNRPVSGRTTTTPPRPTSPPSGRRRPPPPPAPAPPLSQESLQRRLQALIEGARGRDGEEGAGGPAAAWTYTIFWQSSGDYSGPVLGWGDGYYKGDGRARSRGSACSQAEQEHRKKVLRELNSLISGAPPADDAVEEEVTDTEWFFLVSMTQSFAGGVGLPGRAYFSSNPAWVTGAERLGNCGCDRARQAQIFGLQTIACVPVLNGVVELGSTEPIYQSSDLISGIRGLFNFHESEMGCGGRVLNSEHDPASLWICDPPVTMEINDRPMTFQIENPSSSSLTESPSAICAINDQQSGQNQQQNEGFFAKELNFAEYAINSSSRSNNGDSHPMKPESVEVLNFGDSGSGRLLSSHSQVAVAGETAKKKKRSATSIGSNEEEMMSFTSGVIVPSSGMLKSVSGAGDSDHSDVEASVVKEAESSKVVEPEKRPRKRGRKPANGREEPLNHVEAERQRREKLNQRFYALRAVVPNVSKMDKASLLQDAESYIRELNMNLQAAESDKEDLKKQLDELKKRSSDKECIPVDQDRKMAKPTGSRSTGVAIDVKIMGWDAVVRVESGRKDHPAARLMVALQELNLELQHASVSVVNELMIQQATVKMGSQLYTQEQLKAALLAVI, encoded by the exons ATGGACCTACCGGGGAACCGCCCAG TCTCTGGGCGGACTACGACCACGCCGCCGCGACCGACCTCTCCGCCTTCTGGCCGCCGCCGGCCACCCCctccgccggcgccggcgccgccgcTCAGTCAGGAGTCGCTGCAGCGGCGGCTCCAGGCCCTGATCGAGGGGGCTCGCGGGAGGGACGGGGAAGAAGGGGCCGGGGGGCCCGCCGCGGCGTGGACCTACACCATCTTCTGGCAGTCCTCCGGCGACTACTCCGGCCCCGTCCTCGGGTGGGGGGATGGGTATTACAAGGGCGACGGCAGAGCCAGGAGCAGGGGCTCCGCTTGCTCTCAGGCCGAGCAGGAGCACCGGAAGAAGGTCCTCCGCGAGCTCAATTCGCTGATTTCCGGGGCCCCGCCCGCCGACGACGCGGTCGAGGAGGAAGTGACCGACACCGAGTGGTTCTTCCTGGTCTCCATGACCCAGTCGTTCGCCGGCGGCGTCGGGTTGCCCGGTCGGGCCTACTTCAGCTCGAATCCCGCGTGGGTCACGGGGGCCGAGAGGTTGGGGAATTGCGGGTGCGATAGGGCCCGGCAGGCGCAGATCTTCGGGTTGCAGACCATCGCGTGCGTCCCTGTTTTGAACGGTGTGGTCGAACTGGGTTCCACCGAGCCGATCTACCAGAGCTCCGATCTGATTAGCGGAATTAGGGGGCTGTTCAATTTCCATGAATCGGAGATGGGATGCGGTGGTAGGGTTTTGAATAGCGAGCATGACCCGGCGTCGCTTTGGATCTGCGATCCGCCAGTCACGATGGAGATTAACGATCGTCCTATGACATTTCAGATAGAGAACCCCAGCTCGAGCAGTCTTACCGAAAGCCCCAGCGCGATCTGCGCGATAAATGATCAGCAGAGCGGCCAAAACCAGCAGCAGAATGAGGGGTTTTTCGCGAAAGAGTTGAACTTTGCGGAGTACGCGATTAATTCGAGTAGCAGGAGCAATAATGGAGATTCTCATCCTATGAAGCCGGAATCTGTTGAAGTACTGAATTTCGGAGATAGTGGGAGCGGAAGGTTGCTTTCGAGTCATTCACAGGTCGCAGTTGCAGGGGAGaccgcgaagaagaagaagaggtcgGCTACTTCAATCGGCAGCAATGAAGAGGAGATGATGTCCTTCACTTCTGGAGTGATTGTGCCCTCTTCAGGAATGTTGAAATCAGTCAGTGGAGCAGGGGATTCGGATCATTCAGATGTCGAAGCCTCAGTGGTCAAGGAAGCTGAGAGCAGCAAAGTCGTGGAACCTGAAAAGAGGCCAAGGAAGCGGGGTAGAAAACCTGCCAATGGGAGGGAGGAGCCTCTGAACCACGTCGAGGCGGAGAGGCAGAGGAGGGAGAAGCTTAATCAGAGGTTTTACGCCCTCAGGGCCGTGGTTCCAAATGTATCAAAGATGGATAAGGCTTCACTGCTCCAAGATGCGGAGTCTTATATCAGGGAGCTTAACATGAACCTACAAGCTGCAGAGTCTGATAAGGAGGATTTGAAGAAGCAGTTGGATGAACTAAAGAAGCGATCATCGGATAAAGAATGTATCCCGGTGGATCAAGATCGCAAGATGGCAAAACCTACGGGAAGTAGGTCCACTGGGGTGGCAATCGATGTGAAGATAATGGGTTGGGATGCAGTGGTTCGAGTAGAGAGCGGCCGGAAGGATCATCCTGCAGCAAGGTTAATGGTGGCTCTTCAAGAATTGAACTTGGAGTTGCAGCATGCTAGTGTTTCTGTGGTGAACGAGCTCATGATCCAGCAAGCCACAGTTAAGATGGGGAGTCAGTTGTACACTCAGGAGCAGCTCAAGGCAGCTCTATTGGCCGTAATCTGA
- the LOC104443197 gene encoding uncharacterized protein LOC104443197, with amino-acid sequence MSDCSSQAIHGHLRSITDGTSFYLSVVYVEHSFVLRRPLWAKLNHYSLLYTNEPWIVAGDFNAIRYASDRADRSNYWIPAFEDFGNCLIQAGLDDLRFVGNRFTWAASSGPNRKQRKIDRVVVNSAWNSTFSYSEASFLAPGVSDHSPMVVRILPTPNNRKPFKFFNFWMAHPNFFELVARVWDSSYVGSPMYLLCCKPACSKVRDLKA; translated from the coding sequence ATGTCCGACTGCTCCTCTCAGGCCATTCATGGCCACTTGAGATCTATCACTGATGGCACTTCCTTCTACTTATCGGTGGTTTATGTGGAGCACTCTTTTGTTTTGAGAAGACCGTTGTGGGCTAAGTTGAATCACTACAGCCTTTTGTACACGAATGAGCCCTGGATCGTTGCGGGAGACTTCAATGCTATTCGATATGCCTCTGATAGGGCGGATAGATCAAACTACTGGATTCCAGCCTTTGAAGATTTTGGCAATTGTCTCATTCAAGCTGGCTTGGATGATCTTAGGTTTGTTGGTAATCGCTTTACTTGGGCAGCCTCCTCTGGACCTAATCGCAAGCAAAGGAAGATCGACAGGGTTGTTGTAAATTCGGCTTGGAACTCTACATTCTCTTATTCTGAGGCCTCCTTCTTGGCGCCGGGTGTATCGGACCATTCCCCAATGGTCGTTAGGATCCTCCCTACTCCAAACAATCGTAAGCCTTTTaagtttttcaacttttggatgGCCCATCCGAACTTCTTTGAGCTGGTAGCACGGGTATGGGATTCTTCCTACGTTGGCTCGCCCATGTATTTGCTTTGCTGCAAACCTGCGTGCTCTAAAGTACGAGACTTAAAGGCCTAA
- the LOC104443198 gene encoding uncharacterized protein LOC104443198, protein MSLKCLICRGGHRTNSDLDYRCAEEFRCCDKLIRMTVERTWSSPLTPPPYDQVRGAPPKSAKGRHHRLHSSGPLAFGGSRGAGPAGEPRLVRSWGMRRDWSFENLGQWRDGKRRDETVLQ, encoded by the coding sequence ATGAGCCTCAAGTGCCTCATCTGCCGAGGCGGGCATCGGACGAACTCAGACCTTGATTACCGATGCGCCGAAGAGTTCAGGTGTTGTGATAAGCTAATCAGAATGACGGTCGAGAGGACTTGGTCTAGCCCATTGACCCCACCACCTTATGATCAGGTCAGGGGCGCGCCCCCGAAGAGCGCGAAGGGCCGGCACCACCGGCTGCACAGCTCCGGGCCCCTGGCTTTCGGCGGGAGCCGGGGTGCGGGGCCTGCAGGGGAACCGAGGCTGGTCCGGAGCTGGGGGATGAGGAGGGATTGGAGCTTCGAGAACTTGGGACAGTGGAGGGACGGGAAGAGGCGAGACGAGACCGTGCTTCAATAA
- the LOC104442018 gene encoding protein HAIKU1 codes for MDNSRNRQNDPLGVNKMGKNIRKSPLHQPNFANNNNNNNPAAANNNNHPNNAARQQPQPQVYNISKNDFRSIVQQLTGSPSQDPLPRPPNNPPKPQSMRLQKIRPPPLGPMNRPHMPPPAAIPAAPPPVPYNNSFARPPQYGQPSPTPMPPMEPRDPFMQNTTESPISAYMRYLQTSIFDPSPAGIQAPPHLPQQVPGQVQNHPPPAGLLHNPSVPPPRMSGPMPPMPNLPSPQMNGPALLPSPTSQYLLPSPNGYFNYLSQRSPYPLLSPGFQFPPPLTPNFAFSPATQTGILGPGPQPPPSPGLAFPLSPSAFFPSPRWRT; via the coding sequence ATGGACAACTCTAGGAACAGGCAGAATGATCCTTTGGGTGTGAACAAGATGGGCAAGAACATAAGGAAGAGCCCATTACACCAGCCGAATTTTGCcaataacaataacaacaacaacccTGCTGCcgccaacaacaacaaccaccCAAATAATGCTGCCAGGCAACAGCCGCAGCCTCAAGTTTACAACATCAGCAAGAACGATTTCCGCAGCATTGTTCAGCAATTGACAGGTTCCCCTTCGCAAGATCCCTTGCCTAGACCTCCCAACAATCCCCCAAAACCACAGAGCATGCGGCTGCAGAAGATCCGCCCACCGCCCTTGGGGCCTATGAACAGGCCTCATATGCCCCCTCCAGCTGCAATCCCTGCGGCTCCCCCTCCGGTTCCCTACAACAACAGCTTCGCTAGGCCTCCTCAATATGGTCAGCCATCGCCAACACCTATGCCACCTATGGAACCTCGGGACCCGTTTATGCAGAACACAACCGAGTCTCCTATCTCTGCATACATGCGATACTTACAGACTTCAATCTTTGATCCTAGTCCGGCTGGAATCCAAGCTCCACCTCATTTACCGCAGCAAGTTCCAGGTCAAGTTCAGAATCATCCACCACCAGCTGGTTTGCTTCACAATCCATCTGTCCCTCCACCAAGAATGAGTGGTCCGATGCCACCTATGCCAAATCTTCCTTCTCCTCAGATGAATGGTCCCGCACTGTTGCCCTCTCCGACTTCTCAATACCTCCTACCATCGCCAAACGGTTACTTTAATTATTTGTCTCAAAGATCGCCATATCCTTTGCTTTCGCCCGGGTTCCAGTTTCCTCCCCCTTTGACACCCAACTTTGCGTTTTCGCCGGCCACTCAGACAGGGATTTTGGGCCCAGGTCCTCAGCCACCACCTTCACCTGGGCTGGCATTTCCGCTGTCTCCTTCAGCCTTCTTCCCAAGCCCAAGGTGGAGGACGTAA
- the LOC104442019 gene encoding abscisic acid receptor PYR1, producing the protein MEEGEGETSQEAQERAVAAATTTTAHHLKVPAGLAPEEFAALAPFVHEFHTYRLRPGRCSSLLAQRVRAPRAAVWPIVRRFDRPQVYKHFIKSCSVAPDFRLAVGSTRDVIVISGLPASTSTERLDVLDDERHVAGFSIIGGEHRLRNYRSVTTVHEMGAGGGGGEIWTAVMESYVVDVPEGNTEEDTRLFADTFVKLNLQKLAAVAEGMARDRR; encoded by the coding sequence ATGGAGGAAGGCGAGGGCGAGACCTCTCAAGAAGCGCAAGAAcgcgccgtcgccgccgcgacgacgacgacggcgcaCCACCTGAAGGTGCCCGCCGGGCTGGCGCCGGAGGAGTTCGCGGCGCTGGCCCCCTTCGTCCACGAGTTCCACACCTACCGCCTCCGCCCGGGGCGGTGCTCCTCCCTCCTGGCGCAGCGCGTCCGGGCCCCGCGCGCCGCCGTCTGGCCCATCGTCCGCCGCTTCGACCGGCCCCAGGTGTACAAGCACTTCATCAAGAGCTGCTCCGTCGCGCCGGACTTCCGGCTCGCCGTCGGGTCGACCCGCGACGTCATCGTCATCTCGGGCCTGCCGGCCTCCACCAGCACGGAGCGGCTGGACGTGCTCGACGACGAGCGCCACGTGGCCGGGTTCAGCATCATCGGCGGCGAGCATCGGCTGCGGAACTACCGGTCGGTGACGACGGTGCACGAGATGGGGGCCGGGGGCGGCGGGGGGGAGATCTGGACGGCGGTGATGGAGTCGTACGTGGTGGACGTGCCGGAGGGGAACACGGAGGAGGACACGCGCCTCTTCGCCGACACCTTCGTGAAGCTGAACCTGCAGAAGCTGGCGGCCGTCGCCGAGGGGATGGCTCGTGACCGGCGGTGA